In Juglans regia cultivar Chandler chromosome 5, Walnut 2.0, whole genome shotgun sequence, the following are encoded in one genomic region:
- the LOC109021967 gene encoding glutelin type-B 5-like translates to MELDLSPKLAKKVYGGDGGSYFAWSPSELPMLREGNIGAAKLALEKNGFALPRYSDSAKVAYVLQGHGVAGIVLPESEEKVLEIKKGDAIALPFGVVTWWYNKKDTELVVLFLGDTSKAHKTGEFTDFFLTGSNGIFAGFSTEFVSRAWDLDENLVKTLVGKQSGNGIVKLDEKFKIPEPKKKDREGMALNCEEAPLDVDIEKGGRVVVLNTNNLPLVGEVGLGADLVRLDGSAMCSPGFSCDSALQVTYIVRGSGRVQVVGVDGHRVLETTVKAGNLFIVPRFFVVSKIAAPDGMEWFSIITTPNPIFTHLAGRTSVWKALSPQVLEAAFNVDSNTENSFRSKRTSDAIFFPPPS, encoded by the exons ATGGAGCTTGATCTTTCTCCCAAGTTAGCTAAGAAGGTGTACGGAGGTGATGGTGGTTCGTACTTTGCATGGTCCCCATCTGAGCTTCCAATGCTGCGTGAAGGGAACATTGGTGCCGCCAAGTTGGCCCTTGAGAAGAATGGTTTTGCTCTTCCTCGTTACTCTGATTCTGCCAAGGTTGCTTATGTCCTccaag gACATGGTGTAGCTGGAATTGTCCTTCCTGAATCAGAAGAgaaggtccttgaaattaaaaaaggtgATGCCATTGCCCTTCCTTTTGGTGTTGTTACATGGTGGTACAACAAAAAGGATACAGAGTTAGTTGTACTTTTCTTGGGAGATACTTCTAAAGCTCACAAAACTGGTGAGTTTACGGATTTTTTCCTGACTGGTTCCAATGGAATCTTCGCCGGCTTTTCGACTGAGTTTGTGAGCCGAGCATGGGACTTGGATGAGAACCTTGTTAAGACCCTTGTTGGCAAGCAATCAGGCAATGGCATTGTGAAGCTtgatgagaaatttaaaattcctgaaccaaAGAAGAAAGATAGAGAGGGTATGGCACTGAATTGTGAGGAGGCTCCTTTAGATGTGGACATTGAGAAAGGTGGAAGGGTTGTGGTCTTGAACACAAACAACCTTCCTTTGGTTGGTGAAGTTGGTCTTGGGGCTGACCTTGTTAGATTGGATGGGAGTGCCATGTGCTCCCCTGGATTCTCTTGTGACTCTGCATTGCAGGTGACTTATATTGTCAGGGGAAGTGGCCGTGTTCAAGTTGTTGGTGTCGATGGTCACAGGGTCTTGGAAACAACTGTAAAAGCTGGTAATTTGTTCATCGTGCCGAGGTTTTTTGTTGTTTCGAAGATTGCTGCTCCTGATGGTATGGAGTGGTTCTCTATCATCACCACCCCAAA TCCTATATTCACTCACTTAGCAGGAAGGACTTCTGTGTGGAAGGCTTTATCTCCTCAGGTGCTTGAGGCTGCATTCAATGTGGATTCAAATACTGAAAATTCTTTCCGTTCAAAGAGGACTTCTGATGCCATTTTCTTCCCTCCACCGAGTTGA
- the LOC109021966 gene encoding licodione synthase-like, which produces MILELLIILPLFLLFLILTILFIIFPFQSKLPPSPIALPIIGHFHLLGPLIHHSFHKLSLRYGPLFSLRLGSVPCIVASTPEYAKLLLKYNDLSFSSRKHTIAISRLTYNSSLAFAPYGPYWKFIRRLSTNELLGSHNMKNFLSLREREYRQLLRFFASKSEAGKAVNVTEELLKLSNNVISEMMLGRAKEAMSVVRDMTRILGEFNVSDYIWFCKHLDLQGFGKRIDDIHGRFDALVEKVIAEREELRKKKENGERKDIGDGDQPRVKDFIDILLDFSEDESSEIKLTRAHIKALIIDFFSAGTDTTAIASEWALAELINHPEVLKRAREEIEDVVKSKRLVNETDAPNLPYIQAILKETFRLHPPLPLVTRACVQDCKIGNYVIPAKTLLFVNVWAIGRDPTCWENPLEFQPERFLNSDHEKKNMAGPIDIRGQHFQLLPFGSGTRLCPGLNLAMQELPTLLAAMIQCFDFKVVGKHGKLINDDEQDNIALVDMDDRPGLTAPRACDLVCVPVARFKQLNILDT; this is translated from the exons ATGATTCTAGAGCTCCTAATTATCCTtcccctcttccttctttttctgaTCTTAACCATTCTCTTTATAATTTTCCCATTTCAATCCAAGCTGCCACCAAGCCCTATAGCATTACCAATAATAGGGCATTTCCATCTCCTCGGCCCTCTCATCCACCATTCTTTCCACAAACTCTCCCTTCGTTATGGTCCTTTGTTTTCCCTGCGTCTTGGCTCAGTCCCATGCATCGTAGCCTCGACACCAGAATATGCAAAATTGCTTTTGAAATACAACGATCTTTCTTTTAGTTCACGTAAGCACACCATCGCCATTTCCCGCCTTACCTATAACTCTTCCCTTGCATTTGCGCCGTATGGACCGTATTGGAAGTTCATCCGAAGGTTGAGCACAAATGAGCTCTTGGGAAGCCATAATATGAAGAACTTCCTCTCACTTCGAGAGAGGGAATACCGCCAACTCTTGCGGTTTTTCGCCAGCAAGTCTGAGGCTGGCAAGGCTGTCAATGTTACAGAGGAGTTGTTGAAGTTGTCCAACAATGTCATCTCCGAAATGATGCTTGGTCGGGCCAAGGAGGCTATGTCTGTAGTGCGTGACATGACTCGGATTTTGGGGGAGTTTAATGTGTCTGATTACATATGGTTTTGCAAGCATCTGGATTTGCAGGGATTTGGGAAGAGGATTGATGACATTCATGGGAGGTTCGATGCTTTGGTGGAGAAAGTTATTGCAGAGCGTGAAGAGTtgaggaaaaagaaggaaaatggagaaagaaaagatattGGTGATGGAGATCAGCCTCGGGTCAAGGATTTTATTGACATATTGCTTGATTTTTCAGAGGATGAAAGCTCGGAGATAAAGCTGACTAGGGCTCATATCAAAGCCCTCATTATT GATTTCTTCTCAGCGGGCACAGATACAACAGCAATTGCATCTGAATGGGCATTAGCAGAGCTTATCAACCATCCCGAGGTGCTGAAAAGAGCTCGAGAGGAGATTGAGGATGTTGtcaaaagtaaaagattagTGAACGAAACAGATGCTCCAAATCTTCCATACATCCAAGCCATCTTAAAGGAAACCTTTAGGCTTCACCCACCACTGCCTTTGGTCACAAGAGCATGTGTACAAGATTGTAAGATTGGAAACTATGTCATCCCAGCAAAAACTTTACTGTTTGTGAATGTGTGGGCGATTGGAAGGGACCCCACTTGTTGGGAAAATCCACTGGAATTTCAACCTGAGAGGTTTTTAAACTCTGATCATGAGAAGAAGAATATGGCCGGTCCCATAGATATTAGGGGACAACATTTCCAACTTTTGCCATTTGGGTCTGGGACGAGGCTTTGCCCTGGCCTCAACTTGGCCATGCAAGAGTTGCCTACATTGCTTGCGGCTATGATCCAGTGCTTCGATTTTAAGGTGGTTGGGAAACATGGCAAGTTAATTAATGATGACGAACAAGATAATATTGCTCTTGTTGATATGGATGATCGGCCAGGATTGACAGCCCCAAGAGCCTGTGATCTTGTTTGTGTACCAGTAGCGCGCTTCAAGCAACTTAACATCCTTGACACATAA